In Colwellia sp. PAMC 20917, a single genomic region encodes these proteins:
- the trmA gene encoding tRNA (uridine(54)-C5)-methyltransferase TrmA has protein sequence MFSHIAPQFYDKQLDNKQDDIAKLFSDFDLPNFDVFRSEPLNYRLRAEFRVWHDNDDLFYIMFNSETKEKYRVYTFPVASKLINQAMKALLDEIKDKPSLRHRLFQVDFLSTLSGELLISLLYHRQLDEEWLTEAATLKTTLSAIAPVDIIGRAKKQKFILDKDYVTEKLTVGDKTYIYEQVENSFTQPNGHVNEQMLLWAKQGTQNIGGDLIELYCGNGNFSIALAENFDRVLGTEISKTSVKSAQNNITANQLTNVDIIRMSSEDFSQAMNGERVFRRLEGFDLKSYNYDTVLVDPPRAGLDPDSVELVSRFERIVYISCNPETLKENLVELIKTHNIEKFALFDQFPYTHHVETGVILSRKK, from the coding sequence ATGTTTAGTCACATTGCACCACAATTTTATGATAAACAACTTGATAACAAACAGGATGATATCGCTAAATTGTTTAGTGATTTTGACTTACCAAATTTTGATGTATTTCGATCAGAGCCTTTAAACTATAGATTACGAGCAGAATTTAGAGTTTGGCATGACAATGATGACTTATTTTATATTATGTTTAATAGTGAAACGAAAGAAAAGTATCGCGTCTACACTTTCCCGGTTGCCAGTAAACTCATTAATCAAGCTATGAAAGCCTTGCTTGACGAAATTAAAGATAAACCGTCACTTCGTCATCGATTATTTCAAGTCGATTTTTTATCAACGCTCAGTGGCGAGCTTTTAATAAGCTTGTTGTATCACAGACAATTAGATGAAGAATGGCTAACTGAAGCGGCAACACTAAAAACAACCCTTTCAGCAATAGCCCCTGTTGATATTATTGGCCGTGCTAAAAAACAAAAATTTATCCTCGATAAAGATTATGTCACTGAGAAGTTAACTGTTGGCGATAAAACTTATATCTACGAGCAAGTAGAAAATAGTTTTACACAGCCTAATGGGCACGTTAATGAGCAAATGCTACTTTGGGCAAAGCAAGGCACACAAAATATCGGTGGTGACTTAATCGAACTCTATTGTGGTAATGGTAACTTTAGTATCGCACTCGCTGAAAACTTTGATCGGGTATTAGGTACTGAAATATCGAAGACATCAGTAAAATCTGCACAAAATAATATCACCGCAAACCAGTTAACCAATGTTGATATAATAAGAATGTCCAGTGAAGATTTTAGTCAAGCGATGAATGGTGAGCGAGTATTTCGTCGTCTAGAAGGTTTCGATCTTAAAAGCTATAATTACGATACCGTATTAGTTGATCCACCAAGAGCTGGCCTTGACCCTGACAGCGTTGAGTTAGTCAGCCGATTTGAACGTATTGTTTATATCTCATGTAATCCTGAGACATTAAAAGAAAACTTAGTTGAACTAATAAAGACACACAATATTGAAAAATTTGCGTTATTTGATCAGTTTCCATATACCCACCATGTTGAAACAGGTGTGATACTTTCACGTAAAAAGTAA
- a CDS encoding IS4 family transposase produces MQLSTALSLVNSNNVTEFQNLAEILSPEIISAGLKEHGISTIRKRKLPMENMVWAVIGMALFRKFPMRQMLNQLDIILPSGIPYVASSAVTQARKKLGSKVIETVFQQTQQQWNHDANHGQWCGLNLLGVDGVVWRVPDTDENNEEFAKTGTQHGKASYPQVRMVCQMELTSHLLTNSVFDSVEVNEMNLALGLIDKTPDNSLTLFDRGFYSLGLLHRWQSTGNTRHWLMPLKKNTQYEVINSFGRQDKLIQLTTTPQSRKKFPELPKTMQARLITKKVKGKDLQILTSMTDLMRFPSADIVDLYAHRWEIELGFREMKQSLLDNRFTLRSNQPELIRQELWGILLAYNLIRYQMVLMAKSLDGVHPNQLSFNGASMHIIHELTQLSFCTPGNIPKYTMNITKSAKQFVLPGRRERQYPRMLKCSKNRYPVKSKNAVHLK; encoded by the coding sequence ATGCAACTTTCTACCGCGCTTTCTTTAGTTAATTCAAATAACGTCACCGAGTTCCAAAACTTAGCAGAAATTTTGTCTCCAGAAATTATTAGTGCGGGACTAAAAGAACACGGAATATCTACCATTCGAAAGCGTAAGCTGCCTATGGAAAATATGGTGTGGGCTGTCATTGGCATGGCATTGTTTCGCAAGTTTCCAATGCGTCAAATGCTTAATCAGTTGGATATTATTTTACCCAGCGGTATCCCCTATGTTGCATCTAGTGCGGTCACGCAAGCGAGAAAAAAACTCGGTAGCAAAGTTATAGAAACAGTCTTTCAACAAACGCAACAACAATGGAACCATGATGCTAATCATGGTCAGTGGTGTGGTTTAAACCTTTTAGGTGTCGATGGTGTTGTGTGGCGAGTGCCCGATACCGATGAAAATAATGAAGAGTTTGCCAAAACAGGGACGCAACATGGCAAAGCCAGTTACCCTCAAGTACGTATGGTGTGTCAGATGGAATTAACGAGCCATTTATTGACTAACAGTGTCTTTGATAGTGTTGAAGTTAACGAGATGAATCTTGCGTTAGGGTTAATTGATAAAACACCTGATAATAGTTTAACGCTGTTCGACCGTGGATTTTATTCATTAGGCTTGTTACATCGCTGGCAAAGTACAGGTAACACAAGGCATTGGTTAATGCCACTCAAAAAAAATACACAATATGAAGTTATCAATAGTTTTGGAAGACAAGATAAATTAATCCAATTAACCACAACACCTCAGTCACGAAAAAAGTTTCCAGAATTACCTAAAACGATGCAAGCACGGCTCATCACCAAAAAAGTGAAAGGAAAAGACCTTCAAATACTCACTTCGATGACAGATCTTATGCGCTTTCCATCCGCTGATATTGTTGATTTATATGCCCACCGATGGGAAATTGAGTTGGGATTTAGGGAAATGAAACAGTCGCTATTGGACAATCGATTCACATTACGAAGTAATCAACCAGAGCTTATTAGGCAAGAGCTTTGGGGGATATTATTGGCTTATAATTTAATCCGTTATCAAATGGTATTAATGGCTAAATCGCTAGACGGTGTCCACCCCAATCAACTGAGTTTTAATGGCGCTTCAATGCATATTATTCACGAATTAACCCAGTTGTCATTCTGCACGCCAGGTAACATTCCCAAATACACAATGAATATTACAAAGTCGGCTAAGCAATTCGTTTTACCCGGTAGGCGAGAACGGCAATATCCGAGAATGTTGAAATGTTCAAAGAATAGGTACCCTGTTAAAAGTAAAAATGCCGTTCACCTTAAGTGA
- a CDS encoding RNA recognition motif domain-containing protein: MKSPQGLTFIVAVVFAVIAYILSTVIGSSPEITAILVLVSTFIAPLIGSSTTAESADEEIKTLYVGNLPYRANESSIRELFSEHGQVHSVRLMKDKHTGKRRGFGFVEMSADAADAAVSSLNDTEFQQRTLKVREAKERPEKNLEEE, translated from the coding sequence ATGAAGTCTCCTCAAGGGTTAACATTTATAGTCGCAGTAGTATTTGCTGTTATTGCTTACATTTTATCAACTGTTATTGGCAGCTCACCAGAAATTACTGCGATATTAGTTTTAGTAAGTACTTTTATTGCGCCACTTATAGGTTCATCAACTACTGCAGAAAGTGCTGATGAAGAAATAAAAACGTTATATGTAGGGAATCTACCTTACCGAGCAAATGAATCATCGATCAGAGAGTTATTCTCTGAACATGGTCAAGTTCATTCTGTTCGTTTAATGAAAGATAAACATACTGGAAAGCGTCGTGGTTTTGGTTTTGTTGAAATGTCAGCTGATGCGGCTGATGCGGCTGTTTCATCGCTTAATGATACTGAATTTCAGCAGCGTACTTTGAAAGTTCGTGAAGCTAAGGAACGTCCAGAAAAAAATCTCGAAGAAGAATAA
- a CDS encoding DUF5610 domain-containing protein, which yields MNKIDNQTRLPNYLGQSRKSEPANNEVVKREMPAESVNTLALNHRAAITMKIISQSISSQISANFQKITDAPQATNVVMSDISKTALTESEPSTSLFDFEAVARNVMDFVSASILAAQANGASEDKLKEMFEQGRAGANLGIDQAKGDLKDLAMLDDDLNQGIEKSRTLINKGIDDLHEQMFPSANKSNEKVSELTPIISSTSIDSELYTSNSKSSELSITTTDGDVVSISFSELQEYASKEAYQYQESSQGGSTNYSSTSSQYHEINFSYSVEGELDDDEKAAIEALIKDVNSLQKDFFNGDVNKAFEKAVELGFDNKQITSFSMDLQQTKTNYVSQAYTAVAELDDKLAPSVGKDLRPLIDFLDQFNQLQEQADKILSKNDDAFGQLLDAVFKAEFGDDKVAKEKFDKVIDTVKSDNIKL from the coding sequence ATGAATAAAATTGATAATCAGACAAGGTTGCCGAATTATTTAGGGCAAAGTCGTAAAAGTGAACCAGCAAATAATGAAGTCGTTAAACGAGAAATGCCAGCAGAGTCAGTTAATACACTGGCATTAAACCATCGTGCTGCCATTACGATGAAAATTATATCTCAATCAATTTCTAGTCAGATTTCAGCAAATTTTCAAAAGATTACTGATGCACCACAAGCAACTAATGTAGTGATGAGTGATATCAGTAAAACAGCGTTAACTGAAAGCGAGCCATCAACTAGCCTTTTTGATTTCGAAGCAGTGGCTCGTAATGTTATGGACTTTGTTAGCGCGAGTATCTTAGCTGCCCAAGCAAATGGAGCGAGTGAGGACAAGTTGAAAGAGATGTTTGAGCAGGGGCGTGCTGGGGCGAATTTAGGTATTGATCAAGCAAAAGGCGATTTAAAAGATCTCGCCATGCTTGACGATGACTTAAACCAAGGTATAGAAAAAAGTCGTACGCTTATTAACAAGGGAATTGATGACCTCCATGAACAAATGTTTCCTTCAGCCAATAAATCAAATGAGAAGGTATCAGAGTTAACGCCAATTATCAGTTCTACATCAATTGATAGCGAATTATACACAAGCAATTCAAAAAGTAGCGAGCTGAGTATTACCACTACTGACGGTGATGTCGTTTCAATATCATTTAGCGAATTACAAGAATATGCCAGTAAAGAAGCTTACCAGTATCAAGAGAGTAGCCAAGGGGGATCGACAAATTATAGTAGTACCAGTAGTCAGTATCATGAAATCAACTTTTCTTATAGCGTAGAGGGTGAACTTGATGATGATGAAAAAGCAGCAATCGAAGCATTAATTAAAGACGTAAATTCATTACAAAAAGATTTCTTTAATGGCGATGTTAATAAAGCTTTTGAAAAAGCAGTTGAACTTGGCTTCGATAATAAACAGATAACTAGTTTTAGTATGGACTTGCAACAAACAAAAACCAATTATGTTAGCCAAGCGTATACAGCAGTGGCAGAGTTGGATGATAAATTAGCGCCTAGTGTCGGAAAAGACCTGAGGCCTTTAATTGACTTTTTAGATCAGTTTAACCAACTACAAGAACAAGCAGATAAAATATTGTCTAAGAATGATGATGCTTTTGGTCAGTTACTTGATGCAGTCTTTAAAGCTGAGTTTGGTGACGATAAAGTCGCTAAAGAAAAGTTCGATAAAGTAATAGATACGGTTAAGTCTGACAACATTAAGCTTTAA
- the fabR gene encoding HTH-type transcriptional repressor FabR gives MSGIRAQQKEKTRRQIIDAALGQLSSERSFSSLSLREVAKEAGLAPTSFYRHFSDMNELGLTLVDEAGLTLRQLMRQARQRIEKGGSVIQISVVTFMEFIESNGNIFRLLLRERSGTSAAFRAAVNREVRYFTLELCDYLQQANKLNADVAFLQADAAVTIVFSAGSDALDVDKEDRQQISMRTIQQLRFIARGAAEFSNRGVKK, from the coding sequence ATGAGCGGGATTCGGGCACAGCAAAAAGAAAAAACACGTCGACAAATAATTGATGCTGCTCTTGGGCAGTTAAGTAGTGAACGTAGCTTTTCGAGTTTGAGCTTACGGGAAGTCGCTAAAGAGGCTGGCTTAGCACCAACATCATTTTATCGACATTTTTCTGATATGAACGAACTAGGTTTGACGCTGGTCGATGAAGCGGGTTTAACTTTGCGTCAATTAATGCGACAAGCTCGCCAACGAATTGAAAAAGGTGGCTCTGTCATTCAAATATCTGTCGTTACCTTTATGGAGTTTATTGAAAGTAACGGTAATATATTTCGCTTGTTATTACGGGAGCGTTCTGGAACGTCAGCTGCTTTTCGAGCGGCGGTAAATCGAGAAGTGCGTTATTTTACCTTAGAATTATGTGATTATTTACAGCAAGCAAATAAATTGAATGCGGATGTGGCTTTTTTACAAGCCGATGCAGCGGTGACTATCGTATTTAGTGCTGGCTCTGATGCATTAGATGTTGATAAAGAGGATCGTCAACAAATATCAATGCGAACCATTCAGCAGCTGCGCTTTATAGCACGGGGAGCTGCTGAATTTAGCAATAGGGGAGTAAAAAAGTAA
- a CDS encoding acyl-CoA desaturase, translated as MNKPKIVWLNFSVFLITFLVAAIGVPYRAITHGFDTTELVVALCCFIYCGMSITAGYHRLWSHKTYQAHASLRFIFALGGAFALQNSILHWASDHRVHHKHVDNNDKDPYSAKKGFWYSHIGWMLREYQAHRYANYDNTRDLQKDAIVMWQHRNYLLLTILMNFGVPILFGLWHGDIISSLLLVGFLRLVLSHHTTFFINSLAHIWGKQTYTERNTARDNGFLAFLTFGEGYHNYHHIFENDYRNGIRWWQFDPTKWLIKGCEFLKLTSKLRTYPDEKIEKARLAMVLKRSQKKLLSHPNAEQMREKLQQEYDLLISRINDYYDVRKKLLASKRDKLIADVESSELAAQYQEFKQHLADQQQHFQRLLTQLA; from the coding sequence ATGAATAAACCTAAAATCGTTTGGCTAAATTTTAGTGTGTTTTTAATTACCTTTTTAGTTGCCGCAATTGGCGTCCCGTATCGAGCAATAACACACGGTTTTGATACCACTGAACTTGTAGTAGCACTATGCTGCTTTATTTATTGTGGTATGTCTATTACTGCTGGCTATCACCGATTATGGTCGCACAAAACCTATCAAGCACATGCTTCGCTGCGTTTCATTTTTGCACTAGGCGGAGCATTTGCCTTACAAAATAGTATATTACATTGGGCTTCTGATCATAGAGTTCATCATAAGCATGTCGATAATAATGACAAAGACCCCTATTCAGCTAAAAAAGGCTTTTGGTATTCACATATCGGTTGGATGCTGCGTGAGTATCAAGCGCATCGATATGCTAATTACGACAATACCCGTGATTTACAAAAAGACGCTATTGTAATGTGGCAGCACAGAAATTATTTGTTGCTGACAATATTAATGAACTTTGGTGTACCTATTTTATTTGGTTTATGGCACGGCGATATTATTAGTAGTTTACTTTTAGTCGGTTTCTTGCGTTTAGTGTTAAGCCATCACACTACTTTTTTCATTAATTCTTTGGCACATATCTGGGGTAAACAAACTTACACAGAAAGAAATACTGCACGAGATAATGGCTTTCTTGCTTTTTTAACCTTTGGTGAGGGCTATCACAACTATCATCATATTTTTGAAAATGATTATCGTAACGGCATTCGTTGGTGGCAGTTTGATCCAACTAAATGGTTGATTAAGGGTTGTGAATTTTTGAAGCTTACCTCAAAACTACGGACTTACCCGGATGAAAAAATTGAAAAAGCGCGCTTAGCTATGGTACTTAAACGTAGCCAGAAGAAGTTACTCTCTCATCCAAATGCGGAACAAATGCGAGAAAAACTACAGCAAGAATATGATTTACTCATCAGTAGAATTAATGACTATTATGATGTGCGTAAAAAATTACTTGCCAGTAAACGTGATAAATTAATCGCCGACGTTGAGAGCTCTGAATTAGCCGCGCAATACCAAGAATTTAAGCAGCACTTGGCAGACCAGCAGCAACATTTTCAACGCTTATTAACCCAACTGGCATAA
- the sthA gene encoding Si-specific NAD(P)(+) transhydrogenase codes for MATQNKAKTKKKTNNDYDYDYDAIIIGTGPGGEGTAMELSKKEKRVAIVERYKDVGGGCTHWGTIPSKALRQSVSRLIEYNASPLFRGHEKAKHLTFPAILKHASSVIRKQVQLRSGFYDRNRVELISGEASFIDAHTLRIVNNEGAIEQITAKQIVIATGSHPYRPKDIDFNHPRVYDSDTILSLKHDPRSIIIYGAGVIGSEYASIFRGLGVKVDLINTRDRLLSFLDAEMSDSLSYHLWNNGVVIRHGEAIARVEASDDSVVVHLESGKKMRADCLLFANGRTGNTADLKVENAGLSADGRGQLKVNDQYQTSVDNIYAVGDVIGYPSLASAAYDQGRLAASAMIDHQSTAKLIADIPTGIYTIPEISSVGKTEQELTAAKIPYEVGRAQFKHLARAQISNSLVGSLKILFHSETKEILGIHCFGENAAEIIHIGQAIMQQTNGGNTIEYFVNTTFNYPTMAEAFRVAALNGLNRLF; via the coding sequence TTGGCAACTCAAAATAAAGCTAAAACGAAGAAGAAAACAAATAACGATTACGATTACGATTACGATGCAATAATTATAGGTACCGGACCCGGTGGCGAAGGTACGGCTATGGAGCTATCTAAAAAAGAAAAACGTGTTGCTATTGTTGAACGATATAAAGACGTTGGCGGTGGTTGTACGCATTGGGGAACTATTCCTTCAAAAGCTTTACGTCAAAGTGTTAGCCGACTCATTGAGTATAACGCGAGTCCACTTTTTAGAGGCCATGAAAAAGCAAAACACTTAACGTTCCCAGCTATTCTTAAACATGCCTCTTCGGTTATTCGCAAACAAGTTCAGTTACGCAGTGGCTTTTATGATCGTAACCGCGTTGAACTGATTTCGGGTGAAGCATCTTTTATTGATGCCCATACGCTTAGAATAGTGAATAACGAAGGCGCTATTGAACAAATTACGGCAAAGCAAATTGTTATTGCTACGGGTTCACATCCCTACCGACCTAAAGATATTGATTTTAACCATCCGCGAGTCTATGACTCAGATACCATCTTATCGCTTAAGCATGATCCACGTTCTATCATTATTTATGGTGCTGGTGTTATTGGTTCCGAATACGCCTCTATATTTAGAGGTTTAGGTGTAAAGGTAGATTTAATTAATACCCGAGATAGACTGCTTTCTTTTTTGGATGCTGAAATGTCTGATTCACTCAGCTACCACTTATGGAATAATGGTGTAGTGATACGTCATGGCGAAGCGATTGCACGAGTTGAAGCATCTGATGACTCTGTGGTTGTTCATTTAGAATCGGGTAAAAAAATGCGCGCCGACTGTTTACTCTTTGCTAATGGGCGAACAGGTAATACCGCCGACTTAAAAGTTGAAAATGCGGGATTATCAGCAGATGGACGTGGGCAACTCAAAGTCAACGATCAATATCAAACCAGTGTCGACAATATATATGCGGTAGGTGATGTCATTGGTTACCCAAGCTTAGCCAGTGCCGCTTATGATCAAGGCCGTTTAGCGGCTTCAGCGATGATAGATCACCAAAGTACTGCAAAACTTATTGCTGATATTCCTACAGGTATCTACACGATTCCAGAAATAAGCTCTGTTGGTAAGACAGAACAAGAACTGACCGCAGCAAAAATTCCGTATGAGGTTGGTCGTGCCCAGTTCAAACATTTAGCAAGAGCACAAATATCAAATAGTTTAGTCGGTTCACTGAAGATACTTTTTCACAGCGAAACTAAAGAAATTTTAGGTATTCATTGTTTTGGTGAAAATGCAGCTGAAATCATACATATTGGTCAAGCAATTATGCAACAAACCAATGGCGGTAATACCATTGAATACTTTGTTAATACCACGTTTAATTATCCAACGATGGCTGAGGCATTTCGTGTTGCTGCATTGAATGGTTTGAATCGTTTATTTTAG